In Halobacterium sp. R2-5, the following are encoded in one genomic region:
- a CDS encoding DUF1405 domain-containing protein: MSLPSRSDLPWYLAPLPGWLEDVALRLAWVIVAINLAGTAFGFWYYRVQFEATPMLAWPVVPDSPVATLFIGLSLAAYKLDFDADWLHALAFFGCIKLGLWTPFVQLVVNGQGDLWWAMYWFLVLSHLAMAVEAFVIHRYATFSVGAVAVAAAWYGFNDVVDYFVGAAGGPHHTVLRAEVVTGGITHAVPAHDLAAAAAVALTLLATFLALATRVKTLESRLAD, translated from the coding sequence ATGTCGCTGCCGTCCCGGTCGGACCTCCCGTGGTACCTCGCGCCGCTGCCCGGCTGGCTGGAGGACGTCGCGCTCCGGCTCGCGTGGGTCATCGTCGCCATCAACCTCGCCGGCACCGCGTTCGGGTTCTGGTACTACCGCGTGCAGTTCGAGGCCACGCCGATGCTGGCGTGGCCGGTCGTCCCCGACAGCCCGGTCGCGACGCTGTTCATCGGGCTGTCGCTGGCCGCGTACAAGCTCGACTTCGACGCGGACTGGCTGCACGCGCTCGCGTTCTTCGGCTGCATCAAGCTCGGGCTGTGGACGCCGTTCGTCCAGCTCGTCGTCAACGGCCAGGGCGACCTCTGGTGGGCGATGTACTGGTTCCTCGTGCTCAGCCACCTCGCGATGGCCGTCGAGGCGTTCGTGATTCACCGCTACGCGACGTTCTCCGTGGGCGCGGTCGCGGTCGCCGCGGCGTGGTACGGCTTCAACGACGTCGTCGACTACTTCGTCGGCGCCGCAGGCGGCCCTCACCACACGGTCCTGCGCGCCGAGGTCGTCACTGGCGGCATCACGCACGCGGTCCCCGCCCACGACCTCGCCGCGGCCGCCGCGGTCGCGCTCACGCTGCTCGCGACGTTCCTCGCGCTCGCGACCCGCGTGAAGACTCTGGAGTCTCGGCTCGCGGACTGA
- a CDS encoding DUF6293 family protein: MQTHVVPVGFDYDRLIAPLVREQLAVDRVILLEGAVGSEANVEYSQRISRKLEDDFRNLLGAETERVSVADVYDYDTAFEQAFDLIEDELDADPDGEVWVNIASMPRTVSFAFATAAHSIMVERPEDRERIHTYYTAPEKYLETELAEELRASAALLESVADGDVDESEVQEQLEDARDLLSEFDERGTTIGAKEIDGSHVVELPVASFSNVKPFEELILFTLGDHGEFASVSDLAKTVADDLNEEYTDSFRSKVTYTVDKLGPGGKGYVEREERGKSYRTRLSRIGALWVRAHRNDD; this comes from the coding sequence ATGCAGACGCACGTCGTCCCGGTCGGCTTCGACTACGACCGGCTCATCGCGCCGCTGGTGCGCGAGCAGCTCGCCGTCGACCGCGTGATTCTCCTCGAAGGCGCGGTCGGCAGCGAGGCGAACGTCGAGTACAGCCAGCGCATCTCCCGCAAGCTCGAGGACGACTTCCGGAACCTCCTCGGCGCCGAGACCGAGCGCGTCTCCGTCGCGGACGTCTACGACTACGACACCGCCTTCGAGCAGGCGTTCGACCTCATCGAGGACGAGCTCGACGCCGACCCCGACGGCGAAGTCTGGGTGAACATCGCGTCGATGCCACGCACCGTCTCGTTCGCGTTCGCGACCGCCGCTCACTCCATCATGGTCGAGCGGCCCGAGGACCGCGAGCGCATCCACACGTACTACACCGCCCCCGAGAAGTACCTCGAAACCGAGCTCGCCGAGGAACTGCGCGCGAGCGCCGCCCTCCTCGAATCCGTCGCGGACGGCGACGTCGACGAGAGCGAGGTCCAAGAACAGCTGGAGGACGCCCGCGACCTGCTCTCGGAGTTCGACGAGCGCGGCACCACCATCGGCGCGAAGGAGATCGACGGCAGCCACGTCGTCGAACTCCCCGTCGCCTCCTTCTCGAACGTCAAGCCGTTCGAGGAGCTCATCCTGTTCACGCTCGGCGACCACGGCGAGTTCGCGTCCGTCAGCGACCTCGCGAAGACCGTCGCCGACGACCTCAACGAGGAGTACACCGACAGCTTCCGCTCGAAAGTCACGTACACCGTCGACAAGCTCGGCCCCGGCGGTAAGGGCTACGTCGAACGCGAAGAGCGCGGGAAGTCCTACCGCACCCGGCTCTCCCGCATCGGGGCGCTGTGGGTCCGAGCGCACCGGAACGACGACTAG
- a CDS encoding PadR family transcriptional regulator — translation MSKWLASGLRRDVCVVVASEGDPTKQSVKRAIERKNDERIRPKRFNGAVNKLEDAGIVDREPDGVHDRLTLTEAGEQRLREHREWVAERLADW, via the coding sequence ATGAGCAAGTGGCTGGCCTCGGGGCTGCGCCGGGACGTCTGCGTGGTCGTCGCCAGCGAGGGCGACCCCACCAAGCAGTCCGTCAAGCGCGCGATAGAGCGGAAGAACGACGAGCGCATCCGCCCGAAGCGGTTCAACGGCGCGGTCAACAAGCTCGAAGACGCGGGCATCGTCGACCGCGAACCTGACGGCGTCCACGACCGGCTCACGCTCACCGAGGCGGGCGAGCAGCGCCTCCGCGAGCACCGCGAGTGGGTCGCCGAGCGCCTCGCGGACTGGTAG
- a CDS encoding sodium:solute symporter family protein, which produces MSALLEIGIVAAYMLVALAVGAVAYRVTDRTAEDYYLAGRGLGTGVLLFTTFATLLSAFTFFGGPNTAFSSGPEWILVMGLMDGVLFGLLWYLLGYRQWLLGRAHGYVTLGEMLGDRFGSKTLRGLVAAVSIFWLFPYVMLQQVGAGTALEALTDGVVPYWAGAGFITLFMIAYVVLSGMRGVAWTDTLQGVFMLSMVWLAFAWIASALAAEPGGIGAAMPEGFRALGGGVYSPQWMLSQAVGIAFGVTMFPQVNQRFFVGKSEKVLKRTFALWPVLVVLLFVPAFLLGSWAQGVGLAMPDGGNILPVLLAEYTPGWFAALVVAGALAAMMSSSDSMLLSGASYFTRDLYRPFVNADASEGYENYLGRIGVVVFASATFVASLFTPGTLVEIGETAFGGFAQLALPVGVAMYWRNTTLSGMLAGVGGSQLFYLVTVFGPTVYVGGFPVFADAYWGWLPSVVGMAVGLVLTVGVSAVTAQATSEDTSVYFEPAD; this is translated from the coding sequence ATGAGCGCGCTGCTGGAAATCGGCATCGTCGCGGCGTACATGCTCGTCGCGCTCGCGGTGGGCGCCGTCGCGTACCGCGTCACCGACCGCACCGCGGAGGACTACTACCTCGCGGGCCGCGGCCTCGGTACCGGCGTGTTGCTGTTCACGACGTTCGCGACGCTGCTGTCGGCGTTCACGTTCTTCGGCGGCCCGAACACCGCGTTCTCCTCCGGGCCGGAGTGGATTCTCGTGATGGGGCTGATGGACGGCGTGCTGTTCGGCCTGCTGTGGTACCTGCTGGGCTACCGCCAGTGGCTGCTCGGCCGCGCGCACGGCTACGTCACGCTCGGCGAGATGCTCGGCGACCGCTTCGGCTCGAAGACGCTCAGGGGACTGGTCGCGGCCGTCAGCATCTTCTGGCTGTTCCCGTACGTCATGCTCCAGCAGGTCGGCGCCGGCACCGCCCTCGAAGCGCTCACGGACGGAGTCGTCCCGTACTGGGCGGGCGCGGGCTTCATCACGCTGTTCATGATCGCGTACGTCGTACTGTCGGGGATGCGTGGCGTCGCGTGGACGGACACCCTCCAGGGCGTGTTCATGCTGTCGATGGTGTGGCTGGCGTTCGCGTGGATCGCGAGCGCGCTCGCCGCCGAACCCGGCGGCATCGGCGCCGCGATGCCCGAGGGGTTCCGCGCGCTCGGCGGCGGCGTCTACTCGCCGCAGTGGATGCTCTCACAGGCCGTCGGCATCGCGTTCGGCGTGACGATGTTCCCGCAGGTGAACCAGCGCTTCTTCGTCGGGAAGTCCGAGAAAGTCCTGAAGCGCACGTTCGCGCTGTGGCCCGTGCTCGTCGTGTTGCTGTTCGTGCCGGCGTTCCTGCTCGGGTCGTGGGCGCAGGGCGTCGGCCTCGCGATGCCCGACGGCGGCAACATCCTCCCGGTGCTTCTCGCCGAGTACACGCCCGGCTGGTTCGCCGCGCTCGTCGTCGCGGGCGCGCTCGCCGCGATGATGAGCTCCTCGGACTCGATGCTGCTGTCGGGGGCGTCGTACTTCACGCGAGACCTCTACCGGCCGTTCGTGAACGCCGACGCCAGCGAGGGGTACGAGAACTACCTCGGGCGAATCGGCGTCGTCGTGTTCGCCTCCGCGACGTTCGTCGCGAGCCTGTTCACGCCCGGCACGCTCGTCGAAATCGGGGAGACCGCGTTCGGCGGGTTCGCGCAGCTCGCGCTCCCCGTCGGGGTGGCGATGTACTGGCGGAACACCACGCTCTCGGGGATGCTCGCGGGCGTCGGCGGCAGCCAGCTGTTCTACCTCGTGACGGTGTTCGGCCCCACGGTGTACGTCGGCGGATTTCCGGTGTTCGCGGACGCCTACTGGGGCTGGCTCCCCTCCGTCGTCGGGATGGCCGTCGGACTCGTGCTCACCGTCGGCGTCTCCGCGGTGACCGCGCAGGCGACCAGCGAGGACACGAGCGTCTACTTCGAGCCCGCGGACTGA
- a CDS encoding DUF3311 domain-containing protein yields the protein MPSRSALGWGIVFVVLVALAIPWFLWDDATMVAGLPVWVWWHVGWMVVTAGAFAAFARRDWGTFAGVAR from the coding sequence ATGCCCTCGCGTTCGGCGCTCGGTTGGGGAATCGTCTTCGTCGTCCTCGTCGCGCTCGCGATACCGTGGTTCCTGTGGGACGACGCCACGATGGTCGCCGGTCTCCCCGTCTGGGTGTGGTGGCACGTCGGCTGGATGGTCGTCACCGCCGGGGCGTTCGCCGCGTTCGCGCGCCGCGACTGGGGGACGTTCGCGGGGGTGGCGAGATGA
- the dnaG gene encoding DNA primase DnaG — MEDTAKYLIHADFVADGVVERTDVVGAAFGQTEGLLGDDLDIRDLQDSAKLGRIDVSVDSEGGQSFGTITIASSLDRVETATLAAALEAVERIGPCRAQVEVERIEDVRAAKRREIVDRAKELLASAFDEGAIDSEDILREVRESVRVEDVTEYEGLPAGPNVATSDAVLVVEGRADVVNLLQYGIKNGVAVEGTNVPDAVADLTADRTATAFLDGDRGGDLILRELQQVGDLDYVARPPTGESVEDLSRQAVDVALREKTPVDAAVPVSGSEDDEDEAAADASAEPAEAADASVATVEASPDEATAATDGSATPAPAAGGGSASTVQSEPESPAEPAEPAPKTVADHVEAVVGAGTIRLLSDDLDVLSEGDADGAVETLDAAETVPRIVVVDGSVTQRLLDVAAQRGVAKLVGTSTGEFVKQPASVRVHTADDY; from the coding sequence ATGGAGGACACCGCGAAGTACCTCATCCACGCGGACTTCGTCGCCGACGGGGTCGTCGAGCGAACCGACGTGGTCGGCGCCGCCTTCGGGCAGACAGAGGGTCTACTGGGCGACGACCTCGACATCCGCGACCTGCAGGACTCCGCGAAACTCGGCCGCATCGACGTCTCCGTCGACAGCGAGGGCGGCCAGTCGTTCGGCACCATCACCATCGCGTCCAGCCTCGACCGCGTCGAGACGGCGACGCTCGCGGCGGCCCTGGAGGCCGTCGAGCGCATCGGCCCGTGTCGCGCGCAGGTCGAGGTCGAGCGCATCGAGGACGTCCGCGCCGCCAAGCGCCGGGAGATCGTCGACCGCGCGAAGGAGCTGCTCGCGTCCGCGTTCGACGAGGGCGCCATCGACTCCGAGGACATTCTCCGCGAGGTCCGCGAGAGCGTCCGCGTCGAGGACGTCACCGAGTACGAGGGCCTGCCCGCCGGCCCGAACGTCGCGACCAGCGACGCCGTGCTCGTCGTGGAGGGCCGCGCGGACGTCGTCAACCTCCTCCAGTACGGCATCAAGAACGGGGTCGCCGTCGAGGGGACGAACGTCCCCGACGCCGTCGCCGACCTCACCGCCGACCGCACCGCGACCGCGTTCCTCGACGGGGACCGTGGCGGCGACCTCATCCTCCGCGAACTCCAGCAGGTCGGCGACCTGGACTACGTCGCGCGGCCGCCCACGGGGGAGTCCGTCGAAGACCTCTCCCGACAGGCCGTCGACGTCGCGCTCCGCGAGAAGACGCCCGTGGACGCCGCAGTGCCGGTGAGCGGGAGCGAAGACGACGAGGACGAGGCAGCTGCCGACGCGTCCGCAGAGCCCGCCGAAGCCGCGGACGCTTCCGTCGCCACCGTCGAGGCGTCGCCCGACGAGGCGACCGCGGCGACCGACGGCAGCGCGACGCCCGCCCCCGCAGCCGGCGGCGGGTCCGCGAGCACCGTCCAGTCCGAACCCGAATCCCCGGCGGAGCCCGCCGAGCCCGCGCCGAAGACCGTCGCCGACCACGTCGAGGCGGTCGTCGGCGCCGGAACGATTCGGCTACTGAGCGACGACCTCGACGTGCTCTCGGAGGGCGACGCCGACGGCGCCGTCGAGACGCTCGACGCCGCGGAGACGGTCCCCCGAATCGTCGTCGTCGACGGCTCCGTCACGCAGCGCCTGCTCGACGTCGCCGCCCAGCGCGGGGTCGCGAAGCTCGTCGGTACCAGTACCGGCGAGTTCGTCAAGCAGCCCGCGAGCGTCCGCGTCCACACCGCGGACGACTACTGA
- a CDS encoding DUF92 domain-containing protein, whose translation MNWSLRRAAAFALVASLALVAPLLGRAAAAPFVLVAAAAAVVPDGRLFEVFSTARDRREGRLWTLVGFALAAAAIGLLVPLFDVPVGVFVASVLVVGYGDLGRRLVLAVRESRALSMVGFVVLGALAAFAGQAVAASLTGQPANYPYWVFIGASGGLAAGILRSVFVGRDDPVVLVTVALLLWLFAVLAPFEGVAPATAWERVVVALAVTAAFGYVSHALDATSVAGMLTGVLLGLLAVVLGGYGWFVVLIAFFAVGSLTTKFRYDQKLERGVAEENEGARGTGNVLGNSAAALVALLLYAAHAHVPLSDLAYQFAYAGAVATALADTLSSEVGGLFDTPRLVTTFERVDPGTDGAVTWQGELAGLAGAALIAALCVAVFGFGAVGAALVVAAGFVGMTADSVAGALIEGGVVGNQGVNFLATLSGGIAGGALALLVGLA comes from the coding sequence GTGAACTGGAGTCTCCGGCGCGCCGCCGCGTTCGCACTCGTGGCGTCGCTCGCGCTGGTCGCGCCGCTGCTCGGCCGGGCAGCGGCCGCCCCGTTCGTGCTCGTCGCCGCGGCGGCCGCCGTCGTCCCCGACGGCCGGCTGTTCGAGGTGTTCTCGACCGCCCGCGACCGCCGCGAGGGGCGGCTGTGGACGCTCGTCGGCTTCGCGCTGGCGGCGGCGGCCATCGGCTTGCTCGTGCCGCTGTTCGACGTGCCGGTGGGCGTGTTCGTCGCGAGCGTGCTCGTCGTCGGGTACGGCGACCTGGGCCGCCGGCTCGTGCTCGCGGTCCGGGAGAGCCGCGCGCTCTCGATGGTCGGGTTCGTCGTCCTCGGCGCGCTCGCGGCGTTCGCCGGGCAGGCCGTCGCCGCGTCGCTCACCGGCCAGCCCGCGAACTACCCGTACTGGGTGTTCATCGGAGCGAGCGGCGGGCTCGCGGCCGGCATCCTGCGGTCCGTGTTCGTCGGCCGGGACGACCCGGTCGTGCTCGTGACCGTGGCGCTGCTGCTGTGGCTGTTCGCCGTGCTCGCGCCGTTCGAGGGCGTGGCGCCGGCGACCGCGTGGGAGCGCGTCGTCGTCGCCCTCGCCGTCACCGCCGCGTTCGGCTACGTCTCGCACGCCCTCGACGCGACCTCGGTCGCGGGGATGCTGACCGGCGTCCTGCTCGGCCTGCTGGCGGTCGTGCTCGGCGGCTACGGCTGGTTCGTCGTGCTCATCGCGTTCTTCGCCGTGGGGAGCCTGACGACGAAGTTCCGGTACGACCAGAAGCTCGAGCGCGGCGTCGCCGAGGAGAACGAGGGCGCCCGCGGCACCGGGAACGTGCTCGGGAACTCCGCGGCGGCGCTGGTCGCACTCTTGCTGTACGCCGCGCACGCCCACGTGCCGCTGTCCGACCTCGCGTACCAGTTCGCGTACGCGGGAGCGGTCGCGACGGCGCTCGCGGACACGCTCTCCAGCGAGGTCGGCGGCCTCTTCGACACGCCGCGGCTCGTCACCACGTTCGAGCGCGTCGACCCCGGGACCGACGGCGCGGTGACGTGGCAGGGCGAACTCGCGGGGCTCGCGGGCGCCGCGCTCATCGCTGCGCTCTGCGTCGCCGTCTTCGGATTCGGCGCCGTCGGCGCGGCGCTCGTCGTGGCTGCCGGCTTCGTCGGGATGACCGCGGACAGCGTCGCCGGCGCACTCATCGAGGGCGGCGTCGTCGGCAATCAGGGCGTGAACTTCCTCGCGACGCTGTCGGGCGGCATCGCGGGCGGCGCGCTCGCGCTGCTGGTCGGCCTCGCGTAA
- a CDS encoding undecaprenyl diphosphate synthase family protein, with product MGLYDRYLALRVRRHDADAPDHVALVITERDLLEAGAYDTLSEFFGWAFDYGADRVTVYVSVLDEAAVPTLERELARVDAPREVAVRGPDDDARADAPIQVSVGHGGKQEFATAVQSVAEAVDAGEMAPEDVDEDVVESELVFPEEPDLVIKTGAERLSDFMIWQSVYSELYFTDVNWRDFRKRDYLRAVLDYENRQRRFGR from the coding sequence GTGGGTCTCTACGACCGCTACCTCGCGCTGCGCGTGCGCCGCCACGACGCCGACGCCCCCGACCACGTCGCGCTCGTCATCACGGAGCGCGACCTCCTCGAAGCCGGCGCGTACGACACGCTCTCGGAGTTCTTCGGGTGGGCGTTCGACTACGGCGCCGACCGCGTCACCGTCTACGTGAGCGTCCTCGACGAGGCCGCCGTCCCGACGCTCGAACGCGAGCTCGCGCGCGTCGACGCGCCCCGCGAGGTCGCCGTCCGCGGCCCCGACGACGACGCGCGCGCCGACGCCCCCATCCAGGTGAGCGTCGGCCACGGCGGCAAACAGGAGTTCGCGACCGCCGTCCAGAGCGTCGCGGAAGCCGTCGACGCCGGCGAGATGGCGCCCGAGGACGTCGACGAGGACGTCGTCGAGTCGGAGCTCGTCTTCCCCGAGGAGCCCGACCTCGTCATCAAGACCGGCGCCGAGCGCCTCTCCGACTTCATGATCTGGCAGTCCGTCTACTCCGAGCTCTACTTCACGGACGTCAACTGGCGGGACTTCCGCAAGCGCGACTACCTGCGCGCGGTGCTGGACTACGAGAACAGACAGCGCAGGTTCGGGCGGTAA
- the uppS gene encoding polyprenyl diphosphate synthase, producing the protein MRTWLRSVLHSGYERVLRHEVDGAPEHVAVIQDGNRRYAREQGKDATAGHSAGAETTENVLDWCAELGVEELTLYAFSTENFDRPEEERQHLFDLLTEKFREFADADRVHDQGVRIRAIGEIDMLPERVRDAIEYADRRTAGYDDFTLNIAVAYGGRAELLGAARGVAEAVDRGDLDPDDVDVAEIEARLETSPVQDVDLIIRTGGDERTSNFLPWHANGSEAAAFFCTPYWPEFSKTDFLRAVRTYESREASWRRTRAERALALVRALGSEVGEARRVLDKLRDQLPDPPEDIEAEGRSAD; encoded by the coding sequence ATGCGAACGTGGCTCCGCTCGGTGCTGCACAGCGGCTACGAGCGCGTGCTCCGTCACGAGGTCGACGGCGCGCCCGAGCACGTCGCCGTCATCCAGGACGGCAACCGGCGGTACGCCCGCGAACAGGGCAAGGACGCGACGGCGGGCCACAGCGCGGGCGCCGAGACCACGGAGAACGTCCTCGACTGGTGTGCGGAACTCGGCGTCGAGGAGCTCACGCTGTACGCGTTCTCCACGGAGAACTTCGACCGCCCCGAGGAGGAGCGCCAGCACCTCTTCGACCTCCTCACGGAGAAGTTCCGGGAGTTCGCGGACGCCGACCGCGTCCACGACCAGGGCGTCCGGATCCGCGCCATCGGCGAGATCGACATGCTCCCCGAGCGCGTCCGGGACGCCATCGAGTACGCCGACCGCCGGACGGCCGGCTACGACGACTTCACGCTGAATATCGCGGTCGCGTACGGCGGCCGGGCGGAACTGCTCGGCGCCGCGCGCGGCGTCGCGGAAGCCGTCGACCGCGGCGACCTCGACCCGGATGACGTCGACGTCGCGGAGATCGAGGCGCGCCTGGAGACCAGCCCCGTGCAGGACGTCGACCTCATCATCCGGACCGGCGGCGACGAGCGCACGTCGAACTTCCTGCCGTGGCACGCCAACGGCAGCGAGGCCGCCGCGTTCTTCTGCACGCCGTACTGGCCGGAGTTCTCGAAGACCGACTTCCTGCGCGCCGTCCGCACGTACGAGTCCCGGGAGGCGTCGTGGCGCCGCACCCGAGCGGAGCGCGCGCTCGCGCTCGTTCGCGCGCTCGGCAGCGAAGTCGGTGAGGCCCGCCGCGTGCTCGACAAACTTCGCGACCAGCTCCCCGACCCGCCCGAGGACATCGAAGCCGAGGGGCGGTCCGCGGACTGA
- a CDS encoding DUF5778 family protein produces the protein MSETVNEDLYRETVELLQPGDIELAGAVVHTSYESSAESLLHQLTLDAGDAVAEHADVGDTYVYSGNDSDEFGVNQHQGLTLDGDEFVWECQQLLREGTFDLVLYWKATGDHDAVVADIEALDGVERVVGITEDGYEP, from the coding sequence ATGAGCGAGACGGTCAACGAGGACCTCTACCGGGAGACGGTCGAACTCCTGCAGCCCGGCGACATCGAGCTGGCGGGCGCGGTCGTCCACACGAGCTACGAGTCCAGCGCGGAGAGCCTGCTCCACCAGCTCACCCTCGACGCGGGCGACGCCGTCGCCGAGCACGCCGACGTCGGCGACACGTACGTCTACTCGGGCAACGACAGCGACGAGTTCGGCGTGAACCAGCACCAGGGGCTCACCCTCGACGGCGACGAGTTCGTCTGGGAGTGCCAGCAGCTGCTCCGCGAGGGCACGTTCGACCTCGTGCTGTACTGGAAGGCGACTGGCGACCACGACGCCGTCGTCGCGGACATCGAGGCCCTCGACGGCGTCGAGCGCGTCGTCGGCATCACCGAGGACGGCTACGAGCCGTAG
- a CDS encoding Lrp/AsnC family transcriptional regulator, translating to MVRADADAPMDIADLDDRDRAVLNAFQGGFPVVHRPFEPAAHALRSRGVDIEPAELLERVQRLDDEGVLTRFGALINAEEIGGNASLVAMHAPEDEFEEIAETVNGFREVAHNYEREHPHLNMWFVVSVADDENVEDVLAEIEEATGQETYNLPKQREFRVEAKFLVDGPIPEGDVDLSHLGPRPDPTDRDTLTPAERDLVIEVQDGLPVVETPYQAVAEEIGHDTDWVVQTLRRFNEEEKVRRVGVIPNHYSLGYTENGMTVWDVPDDVVDEVGPAVASLDFVTHCYQRPRHDGVWDYNFFAMTHGRTDEESQRRVQQVRDVMDEYWDVGDGDWDTLFSTRILKKTGIRLAERADANTA from the coding sequence ATGGTTCGTGCGGACGCAGATGCGCCCATGGATATTGCGGACCTCGACGACCGGGACCGCGCGGTGCTGAACGCGTTCCAGGGGGGGTTCCCGGTCGTCCACCGGCCGTTCGAGCCGGCGGCGCACGCGCTCCGGTCGCGGGGCGTGGACATCGAGCCGGCGGAGCTCCTCGAGCGCGTGCAGCGCCTCGACGACGAGGGCGTGCTGACGCGGTTCGGCGCGCTCATCAACGCGGAGGAGATCGGCGGGAACGCCTCGCTGGTGGCGATGCACGCTCCGGAAGACGAGTTCGAGGAGATCGCCGAGACGGTCAACGGCTTCCGGGAGGTCGCGCACAACTACGAGCGCGAGCACCCGCACCTGAACATGTGGTTCGTGGTGTCGGTCGCGGACGACGAGAACGTCGAGGACGTCCTCGCGGAGATCGAGGAAGCGACCGGCCAGGAGACGTACAACCTCCCGAAACAGCGGGAGTTCCGGGTGGAGGCGAAGTTCCTCGTCGACGGCCCTATCCCGGAAGGGGACGTCGACCTCTCGCACCTGGGGCCGCGGCCGGACCCGACCGACCGCGACACCCTCACGCCCGCCGAGCGCGACCTCGTCATCGAGGTCCAGGACGGCCTCCCCGTCGTGGAGACGCCGTATCAGGCGGTCGCGGAGGAGATCGGCCACGACACCGACTGGGTGGTGCAGACGCTGCGCCGGTTCAACGAGGAGGAGAAGGTGCGCCGAGTCGGCGTCATCCCGAACCACTACTCGCTGGGGTACACGGAGAACGGGATGACCGTCTGGGACGTTCCCGACGACGTCGTCGACGAGGTCGGTCCCGCCGTCGCGAGCCTTGACTTCGTCACGCACTGCTACCAGCGGCCGCGCCACGACGGCGTCTGGGACTACAACTTCTTCGCGATGACTCACGGCCGCACCGATGAGGAGAGCCAGCGCCGCGTCCAGCAGGTGCGGGACGTGATGGACGAGTACTGGGACGTCGGCGACGGCGACTGGGACACGCTGTTCTCGACGCGGATTCTGAAGAAGACGGGCATCCGGCTGGCCGAGCGCGCGGACGCGAACACCGCATGA
- a CDS encoding NAD(P)-dependent oxidoreductase — translation MIPLFHDFEGETVLVVGGGPVGARKARRFAREADVVALSPEFADADFGDAERVQAAPEPGDATEWVDRTEPALVVAATDDEAVNDAFVAAARAAGALVNRADESGGREADSVVVPATVRDDPVTVAVATGGASPALSKYLRERLEDDLAGAGGMADLTASLRAELKAAGVDPETRRDAVRAVVRSEPVWKGLRTGGTNPRQVADDVVADVVGNSEWST, via the coding sequence GTGATTCCGCTGTTCCACGACTTCGAGGGGGAGACGGTGCTCGTCGTCGGCGGCGGGCCGGTGGGCGCGCGGAAGGCCCGCCGGTTCGCCCGCGAGGCCGACGTGGTCGCGCTCAGCCCGGAGTTCGCTGACGCGGACTTCGGGGACGCCGAGCGCGTGCAGGCTGCGCCCGAGCCCGGGGACGCGACGGAGTGGGTCGACCGCACGGAACCGGCGCTCGTGGTCGCAGCGACCGACGACGAGGCCGTCAACGACGCGTTCGTCGCCGCGGCGCGGGCCGCCGGCGCGCTCGTGAACCGCGCGGACGAGTCGGGCGGCCGCGAGGCCGACAGCGTGGTGGTACCGGCGACGGTCCGCGACGACCCCGTGACCGTCGCCGTCGCGACGGGCGGCGCGAGCCCGGCGCTCTCGAAGTACCTCCGCGAGCGCCTCGAAGACGACCTCGCGGGTGCCGGCGGTATGGCGGACTTAACCGCGTCGCTGCGCGCGGAACTGAAGGCCGCGGGCGTCGACCCGGAGACGCGGCGAGACGCCGTCAGGGCGGTGGTGCGCTCGGAGCCGGTTTGGAAGGGTTTACGTACCGGTGGGACAAATCCTCGCCAAGTAGCCGACGACGTCGTCGCCGACGTCGTGGGCAATTCAGAGTGGTCCACGTGA